In Brachypodium distachyon strain Bd21 chromosome 2, Brachypodium_distachyon_v3.0, whole genome shotgun sequence, one genomic interval encodes:
- the LOC100828076 gene encoding cationic peroxidase SPC4: MARAVLALAAILALVASSCPAVSLAHRQKRQPPILARGLSLDFYRQSCPRAESIVRDFIKDAVRKDIGLAAGLLRLHFHDCFVQGCDASVLLVGSATGPQDQMGEQRAPPNLRLRPSAIRAISDIRDRLERECRGAVVSCSDILALAARDSVVVSGGPDYEVPLGRRDSPRFATMQDVIAGLPAPSSTVPALLAVLNKINLDATDLVAISGAHTVGLSPCSSFEDRLYPRQDPNMNPPFAARLRQICPAKGVNRSTVLDVSTPNAFDNRYYVNLVNREGLFVSDQDLFTNPATRPIVTRFARSQREFFEQYGVSVAKMGQINVLTGSRGQVRRNCSVRNPGTV, translated from the exons ATGGCTCGTGCTGTGCTCGCCTTAGCGGCAATCTTGGCGTTAGTGGCTTCGAGCTGCCCTGCAGTGTCACTTGCACATCGGCAGAAGCGGCAGCCGCCGATACTGGCGCGGGGCCTGTCGCTGGACTTCTACAGGCAGAGCTGCCCGCGGGCCGAGTCCATCGTGCGGGACTTCATCAAGGACGCCGTCCGCAAGGAcatcggcctcgccgccggactcctccgcctccacttccacgactgcttcgtCCAG GGGTGCGACGCGTCTGTGCTGCTGGTGGGCTCGGCGACGGGCCCACAGGACCAGATGGGGGAGCAGAGGGCGCCGCCCAACCTCAGGCTCCGGCCCTCCGCCATCAGGGCCATCAGCGACATCCGTGACCGTCTCGAGCGAGAGTGCAGGGGCGCCGTGGTCTCCTGCTCCGACATCCTGGCCCTGGCGGCCCGCGACTCCGTGGTGGTCTCAGGCGGGCCGGACTACGAAGTCCCCCTGGGCCGGCGCGACAGCCCGCGGTTCGCCACGATGCAGGACGTCATCGCGGGCCTGCCCGCGCCGTCCTCCACCGTGCCGGCGCTCCTGGCCGTGCTGAACAAGATCAACCTGGACGCCACCGACCTCGTCGCCATCTCCGGCGCGCACACCGTGGGGCTGTCCCCCTGCAGCTCCTTCGAGGACCGGCTCTACCCGCGGCAGGACCCCAACATGAACCCGCCGTTCGCGGCCCGGCTCAGGCAGATCTGCCCGGCCAAGGGGGTGAACCGGAGCACCGTGCTGGATGTGTCCACGCCCAACGCCTTCGACAACAGGTACTACGTCAACCTGGTGAACCGGGAAGGGCTCTTCGTCTCCGACCAGGACCTCTTCACCAACCCGGCCACCAGGCCCATCGTCACCCGCTTCGCGCGGAGCCAGCGGGAGTTCTTCGAGCAGTACGGGGTGTCTGTGGCCAAGATGGGGCAGATCAATGTGCTCACGGGCTCGCGGGGGCAGGTCCGTAGGAACTGCTCCGTCCGCAACCCCGGCACCGTCTGA